The proteins below come from a single Mucilaginibacter mali genomic window:
- a CDS encoding tetratricopeptide repeat-containing sensor histidine kinase, with translation MISDRTLILLTVILWSTIIAPACFAQKAPLSDTTSIETYNKLVSRYRYDKPDSALFLAQKGMALAKKQHNLDGQAMMLNQLGMIDDNVGRYADSRKKYLSALDLYTQTGNNKGMSAVNIRLGVVEMRKGNYDKATGYFLEALDISEKSGNPLGKMEANLTLGEAYFKQKKFDEALNYYHVAESLNSRLPFSNLSLNLLVDLGAIYRDMGRFEEAKAHLTRGLVPSNVPQYQGLNITLTTTLASVYTKEGNKNKSIELQKLALEKARRINNYIRQVQILNGLAATYGTGNANEALAYYKQAVVLAQGKDDYKQVTESLNNMADLYNFQKNYKAAFDIRSQQYAIADKYFYKEMSKQITSLQSEYELNQSKVKVQELSFLNKQQSFERKVILLVMTGALMLLIVVAVFLYRTSHLNRLLHRTNASLQDSNQVKDKLFSILGHDLRAPFVSVINLMEFIDDDDISPQKRKELMGLLLNTSNASLETLNNLLKWGEMQIKGVRLNQTTFAIKSNIDRTIAMLADTATYKSIIIENDVSDDVTVFADADHFDFVIRNLISNAIKFSYEKGTITISVNIEPDGNMVTIIVQDRGVGIPASQVNQIFNINNISTSGTNNEKGTSIGLLLCKEFVELNGGIIQVESEEGKGSAFKFSLHNAQVI, from the coding sequence TTGATTTCAGACAGGACGCTGATCCTGTTGACGGTTATTTTATGGAGTACTATTATTGCCCCTGCCTGCTTTGCACAAAAAGCCCCTCTAAGCGATACCACCAGCATTGAGACCTATAATAAACTGGTAAGCCGGTACCGGTACGATAAACCAGATTCGGCCCTGTTTTTAGCACAAAAGGGTATGGCGCTGGCAAAAAAACAGCATAACCTTGATGGACAGGCCATGATGCTTAACCAGTTGGGCATGATAGACGATAATGTTGGCCGTTATGCCGATTCGCGGAAGAAATATCTCAGCGCGCTCGATCTTTATACGCAAACCGGCAACAACAAAGGCATGTCGGCCGTAAACATACGCCTTGGCGTGGTTGAAATGCGTAAGGGGAATTATGATAAGGCCACAGGTTATTTTTTAGAAGCCCTGGATATAAGCGAAAAAAGCGGGAATCCGTTGGGAAAAATGGAAGCTAACCTTACCCTTGGCGAGGCCTACTTTAAGCAAAAGAAATTTGACGAGGCCCTGAACTATTACCATGTGGCAGAAAGCCTGAACAGCCGTTTACCATTTTCTAATTTGTCGCTTAACTTGCTGGTGGACCTTGGCGCTATCTACCGCGATATGGGCAGGTTTGAAGAGGCTAAAGCCCATTTAACACGCGGATTAGTACCAAGTAATGTACCACAATACCAGGGGCTAAACATTACATTAACCACCACACTGGCATCGGTTTATACAAAAGAGGGTAATAAAAACAAATCGATCGAATTACAAAAACTGGCGCTTGAAAAAGCAAGGAGAATAAATAATTATATAAGGCAGGTACAAATTCTTAACGGCCTGGCAGCAACATACGGAACCGGTAATGCCAATGAAGCCCTGGCTTATTATAAACAGGCGGTTGTACTGGCGCAAGGTAAAGATGACTATAAACAAGTAACGGAAAGCCTTAATAACATGGCCGACCTGTACAATTTTCAAAAAAATTACAAAGCCGCCTTCGATATCAGGAGTCAGCAATATGCCATTGCCGACAAATACTTTTACAAGGAAATGTCGAAGCAGATCACCAGTTTGCAATCTGAATACGAACTTAACCAATCGAAGGTTAAAGTACAGGAATTGAGCTTTTTAAACAAACAGCAATCATTCGAACGAAAGGTCATTTTGCTGGTGATGACGGGGGCCTTGATGTTGTTGATTGTCGTAGCAGTTTTTCTTTATCGCACCAGTCATCTTAACCGCCTGTTGCATCGTACCAATGCCAGTTTACAGGATTCGAACCAGGTAAAGGATAAACTGTTCTCGATTTTAGGGCACGATCTGCGCGCGCCATTTGTATCGGTAATAAATTTAATGGAGTTTATCGATGACGATGACATCAGTCCGCAAAAGCGAAAGGAACTGATGGGTTTATTGTTAAACACCAGTAACGCATCGTTAGAAACATTGAACAATTTGCTTAAATGGGGCGAAATGCAGATAAAAGGTGTAAGGCTTAATCAAACCACATTTGCCATAAAATCTAATATCGACCGCACTATCGCCATGCTGGCCGATACAGCAACCTATAAATCTATCATTATTGAGAATGATGTAAGTGATGATGTTACCGTATTTGCCGATGCCGACCACTTTGATTTTGTGATCCGCAACCTGATATCGAATGCTATAAAATTCAGCTACGAAAAGGGTACAATAACCATCAGTGTAAACATTGAACCTGACGGCAATATGGTTACCATAATTGTTCAGGACCGCGGCGTAGGTATCCCCGCCAGCCAGGTGAACCAGATATTTAATATCAATAATATCAGCACTTCCGGGACCAACAATGAAAAAGGCACCAGCATAGGTTTATTATTATGCAAGGAATTTGTTGAACTAAACGGCGGTATCATACAAGTTGAAAGCGAAGAGGGAAAAGGATCTGCCTTTAAATTCAGCCTTCATAACGCGCAGGTTATTTAA